In Eubacteriales bacterium mix99, the DNA window TTCGCAAATCACCAGATGGCGCGTAATTTCATATTTATCGAGGTTGAGAAGCCACTTGGCGAGAGCGTTTTTAATGCGGTTCACGAGCAGAACAATTATGCGACCCTGTATAAGCCGAGCGTAAAATAAATATCCTTGTATTCCGGTGATGTCACAGTGTCGGTGCTACCCCTTACGTCGGAAGCGCCTGTAAGCGGCTATGACGCCAAGCTTGAAAAGCTGCTGGTAGACCTTTTCGCAAATAAGCTGCTTGACCGGATTATCAGCCGGAGCGATTACCTTTGAATGATAAATCCTAAAACCTTCACCACCAAGCATATCAGAGAAATTCAGCAGCAGAGCAAACGCGACCCCGCTCTTATCGAGCGGGTGATTTTACATTTGGGCTTTTAGAGGCTATCGCCCGCTCAGGGCTATCCTTTATCTTTAAAGGTGGAACCTCGCTGATGCTCTTGATGGACAAGCGCCCGGAGGTTCTCAACCGACATCGATATCGTTGTGGAGTCCGGCGCCGAGGTGGATAAGTACTTGGAAATAACCGCTACCCTTTGGCCATTTGTTAAGTCGATGGAGCAAGTACGGGGCGCCGTTTCCAATATTGAAAAGCGGAACTTCAAGTTTTCTTTTACCTCGCCTCTGACGGACAGGGAGCAGACGATTCTGCTTGACATTCTATTTGAGGAAAACCCGTACAGCGCGACGATAGATAAAAGCATTGAAAATGAGCTGCTGCTTATTGAGCCTCCAGCCGTTACCGTGCGGCTCCCGAACGTCAACTGTATCCTTGCGGATAAACTCACGGCCTTTGCCCCGCATACGTCGGGGATTCCATACAGCGTCGACAAGGAAATGGAGATTATCAAGCAGCTATATGATATTTCCGCCCTGGTCGGTTACATAGACGATTTTGCCGAGGTAAAGTCAAATTACCACGATATAGTAAAAACCGAGCTTAGATATCGGGGCTTGGACGCCGGTGCAGATGACGCTCTGCTCGATGCAATCCAGACGGCAGCCTGCGTCGCTGGCAGAGGGCAATGTCATCCCGAAGAATATCCTCTCCTGCAACGGGGCATCACGAATATCCGCAGCCATATTTACAGCGAAAACTTCAACGGCGAGGTTGCCGTGCAACGAGCCTGCGTGGTCATGTGTCTTGCCGCCGCCATTCTCACAAACCAAGATGGTATGCCAGCCTTTAAAGAGGACAGCTATTATACGGCAGCCGACATTCGCTCTGACGAATACAAGAAGCTTGGCTACATAAAGAAAATGAATTTGTTCGCTTATAAGCATTTGGTCGAAGCCGTTGAAATGCTCAGTAAGTCACTCCAAAAGCAAAGAAGCAAGAAATAAAACGTTGATATGCTCGGGAGTATTGCACAAATTTGAATTCCGATACAAGATCATGTATGATAAACATAGCAGGACGGACTGTATACGGGAGGAGAACTATGTTTTTTGCGAAGGATGACTTGAATCTCCATATTATAGGCGTGTTCAAAATCGTAAGGGAAAGTACGAGTTTCGATACCTCAAAACGTAACTACCATGTTTTGAGCCAGAGGATTTCCGGAAAGGCGGAAGTGTTTTTCCGAGAGGACGCTTATTCGCTGAAGGAAGGAGATATTCTCTATCTTCCTCCCAATATCGACTACTCCCAGTCCACCGAGGGAGAAACCGTGATTGCCGTCCATATGAATATCGTCGGATATGAGGGAAAGGAAATCAATGTGCTTTCGCCCCAGAATAAAGGTGGAAGCAAGGATGCGTTTGAGCGGATACACGAAGAATGGCGGGTCAGGAGATACGGGTATCAGTACAGGTCCCTGGCAATCCTATATGATCTGCTTGCCGACCTCCATGTCCAGTCGGTACATGCGTCGGTTGATTCAAAGGAATTTGATGTGATAAAAGACGCGGTACAGTATATGGATAGCCGGTATATGGATCCTTCCCTGACAATCGAACAGGCCGCTGCTCATTCCAACATAAGCACCGTATATTTCAGAAGAGTATTCAAAAGTGTATATGGCGTTACCCCGCTGAAACATCTGATTTCGCTGCGAATCCAGTATGCAAAAAGGCTGCTTGCCAGCGGCTATTACAGAGTTTATGAAATTGCGGATATGGCGGGCTTTTCGGACGAAAAGTATTTCAGCACCGCATTCAAAAAGGAGACGGGGAAGACCCCATCCGAGTATTCCGAATATATCGTTTGACGATTTGCGTTGCAGGATCTTTCCGGAACAGTCTGTTGGCGTATTCGTTTTGTTGATATTTTTCCTTTTCCATGGATGCCCTGTCAGCAACGCATCATGATACGCAAAACTTCCTTATCAGTTTCGCTCATTCCGTTTCGGGCCAATTGGCTAATATTGACGATAGTGTTTTCCACCCCCTTGGTGACGATTCCATCCCCGCCCAAAAATTGCTGTCCATTTTTATACATGTTATTTATCAAAAAATGTAGTTGGCATCGCAGATTATGGCCTTATCGTCTCGGTATCTTAATACGGAAACATTGCTACTAATACTAATTAGTTGAAAAAAGTCACTGTTAAATGAAGAAATCGCAATTTCTATCTCCGCGCCGTACTTAATTGCATAGCCAGCAATCACATCATCAGCTTCAAATTCGGTCGTTTCTGTATGCTATATCCCGATGAAATCAAGAGCGGCGTAAATATCATCAAGCTGGGAAAACGGATTATCATCATCTGGAACTGTAGAATAATCTATGCGGTTTGCTTTGTAATCGTCAAGCAAGTCCACACGGTCATTTTCATGCTCGCCATCAAACAAAACGACAGGATAGGTCGGGCTTATCATCTTTATTATTTTGATTAAAGCACCAATGAAACCTAAAGTACCCTGAATTGCTTTACCGTCTTTATTCACTATCCTTGGCGGCAT includes these proteins:
- a CDS encoding nucleotidyl transferase AbiEii/AbiGii toxin family protein, which encodes MEITATLWPFVKSMEQVRGAVSNIEKRNFKFSFTSPLTDREQTILLDILFEENPYSATIDKSIENELLLIEPPAVTVRLPNVNCILADKLTAFAPHTSGIPYSVDKEMEIIKQLYDISALVGYIDDFAEVKSNYHDIVKTELRYRGLDAGADDALLDAIQTAACVAGRGQCHPEEYPLLQRGITNIRSHIYSENFNGEVAVQRACVVMCLAAAILTNQDGMPAFKEDSYYTAADIRSDEYKKLGYIKKMNLFAYKHLVEAVEMLSKSLQKQRSKK
- a CDS encoding AraC family transcriptional regulator — protein: MFFAKDDLNLHIIGVFKIVRESTSFDTSKRNYHVLSQRISGKAEVFFREDAYSLKEGDILYLPPNIDYSQSTEGETVIAVHMNIVGYEGKEINVLSPQNKGGSKDAFERIHEEWRVRRYGYQYRSLAILYDLLADLHVQSVHASVDSKEFDVIKDAVQYMDSRYMDPSLTIEQAAAHSNISTVYFRRVFKSVYGVTPLKHLISLRIQYAKRLLASGYYRVYEIADMAGFSDEKYFSTAFKKETGKTPSEYSEYIV